GATCGTCACCTTCACCGTGTCGGCAAGCTTGTTGACGCCGCGCTCAAGGGCGCGACGGGCGTCCTCGTCGAACTTCAGAATCTTCGCCATGGGCTGAGCTGTCCTCTCAAACGAACTGCGCCCCTCGCCGCCCGGCTAGTTATTTCGCAGGGGGCCAGGGGCGCAGAACAGAAGCAAACGTGGGTGAACTACTTCTCGACGATCGCGAGAACGTCGCGCGCCGAGAGGACGAGGTACTCCTCGCCGTTGTACTTCACCTCGGTGCCGCCGTACTTGCTGTACAGCACGACATCGCCGGTCTTGACGTCGAGCGGAAGGCGCTCGCCGTTCTCGAAGCGGCCCGGGCC
The DNA window shown above is from Streptomyces sp. Alt3 and carries:
- the groES gene encoding co-chaperone GroES, with amino-acid sequence MSTTSSKVAIKPLEDRIVVQPLDAEQTTASGLVIPDTAKEKPQEGVVLAVGPGRFENGERLPLDVKTGDVVLYSKYGGTEVKYNGEEYLVLSARDVLAIVEK